One window of Myxocyprinus asiaticus isolate MX2 ecotype Aquarium Trade chromosome 4, UBuf_Myxa_2, whole genome shotgun sequence genomic DNA carries:
- the LOC127439652 gene encoding glutamyl-tRNA(Gln) amidotransferase subunit C, mitochondrial-like encodes MLCTLCKCAARASKGLRPLHPRCKVLEWHALGAHRPSSRTSWCLWTYKRESSNSAWDSKVPQAPALGPTGESQLPPSPVLER; translated from the exons ATGTTGTGCACGTTGTGTAAATGTGCAGCACGGGCTTCAAAGGGGCTGCGGCCTTTGCATCCTCGGTGTAAAGTACTGGAGTGGCACGCACTAGGCGCGCACAGACCGTCCAGCAGAACATCCTGGTGCCTCTGGACTTATAAACGGGAATCAAGTAACTCTGCTTGGGATTCCAAG GTTCCTCAGGCGCCTGCATTGGGGCCCACAGGTGAAAGCCAACTTCCACCG